A window from uncultured Desulfobacter sp. encodes these proteins:
- a CDS encoding IS3 family transposase (programmed frameshift), whose product MKKDRKKYAPEFKEEAVKLITEQGYQITEAARNLGVNPTMLGRWKREIEGSGESATGLQGSVAMKAELSRLRKENNRLKMERENLKKGSSLLRERNELKYQFVDAERKAYPVALICIVMLISRSGYYAWRKCKKSLRQREVETLIPIVKAAHQASRGTYGARRIAEEIKASGSPCGRYKAGSLMKMAGVAAKQKKKFKATTDSKHNLPVAPNLLDRQFEVVEADKVYVSDITYIWTHEGWLYLAVVIDLFSRRVVGWSLSNRMTTKLIMDALHMAIRRRMPAPGLLFHSDRGSQYCSKNFQKMLNTLGMVSSMSRKGNCWDNAVAESFFGSLKTERVFFTNYMTREEARRDIIDYIEMFYNCNRRHSYLGYISPKEFEKLWFLEKAA is encoded by the exons ATGAAGAAAGACAGAAAGAAGTATGCACCTGAATTCAAAGAAGAAGCAGTTAAACTGATAACCGAACAGGGATATCAGATTACCGAGGCAGCCCGAAATCTCGGAGTCAATCCAACCATGCTGGGTCGCTGGAAACGTGAGATTGAAGGTAGTGGAGAGAGTGCCACTGGTTTACAAGGAAGTGTGGCAATGAAGGCAGAGTTGAGCCGTCTTCGAAAAGAAAACAACCGTTTGAAGATGGAACGTGAAA ATCTTAAAAAAGGCAGCAGCCTTCTTCGCGAAAGAAATGAGCTGAAGTATCAATTCGTTGATGCTGAGAGGAAGGCTTACCCAGTAGCTCTGATATGTATTGTCATGCTCATATCCCGGAGTGGATATTATGCCTGGCGTAAATGTAAAAAATCATTGAGGCAGAGGGAAGTAGAGACACTAATTCCTATTGTTAAAGCGGCTCATCAAGCATCAAGGGGTACCTATGGCGCCCGCCGGATTGCAGAAGAGATAAAAGCATCCGGCAGTCCTTGCGGGCGGTACAAAGCTGGGTCATTGATGAAAATGGCCGGTGTTGCCGCCAAGCAGAAAAAGAAATTTAAAGCGACGACAGACAGCAAACACAATTTGCCAGTTGCACCGAATTTACTGGACAGACAGTTTGAAGTTGTCGAAGCGGACAAGGTTTATGTCTCTGACATTACATACATTTGGACCCACGAAGGGTGGTTGTATTTGGCCGTCGTTATAGACCTTTTTTCACGCCGGGTTGTCGGCTGGTCCCTGAGTAATCGAATGACCACAAAGTTGATCATGGATGCCCTGCACATGGCAATCAGGCGTCGAATGCCTGCCCCTGGCCTGCTATTTCATTCAGACAGGGGAAGTCAGTATTGCAGTAAAAACTTCCAGAAAATGTTGAATACCCTTGGGATGGTTAGCAGCATGAGCCGGAAAGGGAATTGTTGGGACAATGCCGTGGCAGAGAGCTTTTTCGGTAGTTTGAAGACTGAGAGGGTCTTTTTTACAAACTACATGACCCGAGAAGAAGCCCGGAGAGACATCATTGATTACATCGAAATGTTTTACAATTGCAACAGACGTCATTCCTATTTGGGGTATATCAGTCCAAAAGAATTTGAAAAACTGTGGTTTTTAGAAAAAGCCGCTTAA
- a CDS encoding homocysteine biosynthesis protein, producing MKTYEEINSRIESGEAVVLTADEIIDYVDKEGLDKAAAEVDVVTAATFGPMCSSGCFLNFGHSKPKMRMSEVWIDDVMAYAGIAAVDAYLGATQLRRNDPANMYYPGDFRYGGGHVIEKLVAGEEVQLFALSYGTDEYPLKEIRTYFTIDDLNQAIMTNPRNCYQNYNVAVNCSDKTIYTYLGELKPNMANLTYSSAGQLSPLLNDPLYKTIGIGTRVWLAGAHGHVYAQGTQHASDCLRGDNDVPMGGAGTLGLTGNMKEMDSEFVRGVSLKGYGASLALGVGIPIPILDKEILRHCTVRDSEIFAEVIDYSSTYPERGGDIVGRVSYADLRSGEVELDGKTVATGSMSSYSKALKISEIFKQEIKQGAFLLSTPIRNLPVNQGMTPLDVRAQGEQR from the coding sequence ATGAAAACATACGAAGAAATTAACAGTCGAATAGAATCTGGAGAAGCGGTCGTCCTTACGGCGGATGAAATTATTGATTATGTAGACAAAGAAGGTCTGGATAAGGCTGCGGCAGAAGTTGATGTGGTTACAGCGGCAACCTTTGGTCCCATGTGCTCTTCGGGGTGTTTTCTTAACTTTGGTCATTCCAAGCCGAAGATGCGGATGAGCGAAGTCTGGATTGACGATGTTATGGCCTATGCAGGTATCGCTGCTGTGGATGCATACCTTGGTGCCACGCAGTTAAGGCGCAATGATCCTGCCAATATGTATTATCCGGGTGATTTCCGATACGGCGGCGGGCATGTGATAGAAAAGCTTGTGGCCGGCGAAGAAGTCCAGTTGTTTGCCCTGTCTTACGGTACTGATGAATATCCTTTAAAAGAAATTCGGACCTATTTCACAATCGACGATCTCAATCAAGCCATTATGACCAATCCGAGAAACTGCTACCAGAATTATAATGTTGCGGTGAATTGTTCCGACAAAACGATTTATACCTACCTGGGCGAATTAAAGCCGAACATGGCAAATCTGACATACTCTTCGGCGGGACAGCTTTCTCCTTTGTTGAATGACCCGCTGTATAAAACAATCGGGATCGGAACCCGTGTATGGCTTGCTGGTGCCCATGGCCATGTGTATGCCCAAGGGACTCAGCATGCATCGGATTGCCTCCGGGGTGACAACGATGTCCCCATGGGAGGTGCCGGTACCCTTGGTTTGACCGGGAATATGAAAGAGATGGACAGCGAGTTTGTTCGCGGTGTCAGTTTAAAAGGATATGGTGCCTCTCTGGCTTTGGGTGTTGGTATCCCCATCCCCATATTGGATAAAGAAATTCTTCGGCATTGCACCGTGCGCGACAGCGAGATATTTGCTGAGGTAATAGACTACTCCTCAACATACCCTGAAAGGGGCGGTGATATTGTCGGTAGAGTCTCCTACGCTGATTTGAGAAGTGGCGAAGTGGAACTGGACGGCAAGACCGTGGCGACCGGGTCGATGTCTTCCTATTCCAAGGCGCTTAAAATATCCGAAATTTTTAAACAAGAAATTAAACAAGGGGCTTTTTTATTAAGCACGCCTATCCGGAATCTGCCGGTTAACCAGGGGATGACTCCGCTTGATGTAAGAGCCCAAGGAGAGCAAAGATGA
- a CDS encoding 4Fe-4S binding protein, which yields MNTAELITKRVILSFPKFNAGQPIITKLIKEFDLEINIYRARVTPNKEGYIAIDITGEEFLIEDGLDFIASLNVDINLAMNSLLWDQDRCVGCGNCVPHCPTGALHVGDQRSRQIAFHRDLCVECLSCVENCPFGACVSIF from the coding sequence ATGAACACAGCAGAATTGATCACCAAACGCGTTATATTGAGCTTTCCCAAATTCAATGCCGGGCAGCCGATTATTACCAAGCTGATCAAAGAATTTGACCTGGAAATAAACATATACAGAGCCCGGGTAACCCCGAATAAAGAAGGATACATTGCCATAGATATCACAGGCGAAGAATTTTTGATCGAAGATGGGCTGGATTTTATAGCGTCATTGAATGTGGATATCAACCTGGCCATGAACAGCCTTTTATGGGATCAAGATCGGTGTGTTGGGTGTGGTAATTGTGTGCCGCATTGCCCCACCGGTGCACTCCATGTGGGGGATCAAAGATCACGGCAGATCGCTTTTCACAGAGATCTGTGCGTTGAATGTCTCAGTTGTGTGGAAAATTGTCCTTTTGGTGCATGTGTTTCGATATTTTAA
- a CDS encoding IS4 family transposase produces MNFDKFQRPLVRSLSQAPELQSRGDRPLKMTFEDQINALIYFHLQEHKSARHLIQDLKENIFAKENIAPDGGINRSSFGEAVNHRGLEQLQFVFEDLYKQAVGCLPKEHAELGDLVSIDGSLINAVLSMHWANYRKGSKKAKAHCGFDINHGIPNKIFLTEGNGGERPFVPKILSKGQTGVMDRGYQSHHDFDLLQEQGKHFVCRIKAKTTRTVIENHEINSGSYIFYDALVRLGTPNQNQTKNPVRVVGYKIAGVKYYVATDRHDLTAEQIATIYKLRWTIEDFFKWWKEHLKVYHLIARSEYGLMVQILSGLITYLLLAIYCRDEFNEKVSIKRVRQLRIAILNDLIGYNENGSHGLSRDNIVKDQKFTFAEKAKT; encoded by the coding sequence CTGAATTTTGACAAGTTCCAGCGCCCTCTGGTAAGGTCGCTTTCACAAGCACCTGAACTACAGTCTCGAGGAGATCGCCCTTTAAAAATGACATTCGAAGACCAAATCAATGCTTTGATTTATTTTCATCTCCAGGAGCACAAATCAGCCCGGCATTTAATTCAAGATCTCAAGGAGAACATTTTTGCCAAAGAAAATATTGCTCCAGACGGGGGAATCAATCGCAGCAGCTTTGGCGAAGCAGTCAATCACCGGGGACTTGAACAACTGCAATTTGTCTTCGAGGACCTTTATAAGCAGGCTGTTGGGTGTCTACCGAAGGAGCACGCAGAACTTGGAGATCTGGTATCCATTGATGGTAGCCTTATAAATGCTGTCCTTTCAATGCACTGGGCGAACTACAGGAAAGGAAGCAAAAAAGCCAAAGCGCATTGCGGGTTTGACATTAATCACGGCATCCCCAACAAAATTTTTCTGACGGAAGGGAACGGTGGAGAACGTCCTTTTGTACCAAAAATCCTGTCCAAGGGACAAACAGGCGTTATGGATCGTGGCTATCAATCCCATCACGATTTCGACCTGCTTCAGGAGCAAGGGAAGCATTTTGTTTGCCGTATAAAGGCCAAGACAACCAGAACCGTAATTGAAAACCATGAGATCAATTCCGGTAGCTACATTTTTTATGATGCACTGGTCAGGCTTGGTACTCCGAATCAAAACCAGACTAAGAATCCCGTTCGGGTTGTTGGGTATAAAATTGCCGGGGTTAAATATTATGTGGCAACGGACAGGCATGATTTAACGGCAGAACAAATAGCAACCATTTATAAACTCCGGTGGACCATTGAAGATTTTTTCAAATGGTGGAAAGAGCACCTGAAGGTTTACCATCTCATTGCCCGCAGTGAATACGGCCTAATGGTTCAAATTCTTAGCGGCCTTATCACTTACCTGTTGCTGGCAATCTACTGCCGCGACGAGTTTAATGAGAAGGTCTCTATTAAAAGAGTTCGGCAGTTACGAATTGCCATCTTGAATGACCTAATCGGGTACAACGAGAATGGTTCGCATGGGTTAAGCAGGGACAATATTGTCAAAGATCAAAAATTTACGTTTGCCGAGAAAGCAAAAACCTAA
- a CDS encoding SET domain-containing protein-lysine N-methyltransferase → MIYPSEYELETGRNYPSHEDFAVNHCETTGAGIYVKRSFKKGEMVARMAGITVPYILQHTLQISPFLHLYDPHFTGLLLHSCDPLVTLDMNKLEVWALQDIEKGEALTMDYAQTEDKLFKQFPCSCGAVNCRKWVTGRKESINETGRQYLLELERKCG, encoded by the coding sequence ATGATTTACCCTAGTGAGTACGAACTTGAAACAGGTCGAAATTATCCGAGTCACGAAGATTTTGCGGTTAATCATTGTGAAACAACCGGTGCCGGCATTTATGTGAAGCGTAGTTTTAAAAAGGGCGAAATGGTGGCAAGGATGGCCGGGATTACCGTGCCGTATATCCTTCAGCATACCCTTCAAATCAGCCCGTTTCTTCATCTGTATGATCCTCATTTTACGGGTCTTTTATTGCATTCATGCGATCCTTTGGTCACCCTGGATATGAATAAACTTGAAGTCTGGGCCTTGCAGGATATTGAAAAAGGTGAAGCGCTGACAATGGATTATGCCCAGACGGAAGATAAGTTATTTAAGCAATTCCCCTGCTCGTGCGGTGCTGTTAACTGTCGCAAATGGGTCACTGGACGAAAAGAATCAATCAACGAAACAGGGCGGCAGTACCTTCTTGAACTGGAAAGGAAGTGTGGATGA
- a CDS encoding diaminopimelate decarboxylase, which produces MNPQNNGLWWERQDLCYQDGRLYFAGKSVADLIGITGTPAFFYNGRRILENIGRLNKALARLDAHRIFYAIKANRFAPVLTLIKNGAACGVDVCSPKELLHAFSCGFNCSEISYTANSMTDDELKLLADNPDVALNCDSLSTIRRLGKFCSHRRIGLRVNPAMGIGYRDNETLKYSGDKTTKFGIYKEQFDEALQLAETNNFAVDTIHFHTGCGYLNNQLSLFSEILDATHWFLDKVKDLTFVNLGGGLGVPHDIDDTPLDLDAWVSIIDSHFGNKDIIVCVEPGDYIVKDSGILVLEVNTVEKKRNTDFVGVNGGFNLAIEPMFYGLPCEPVVLTQKTDQMKPVTIVGNINESLDVWKDNFSMPDQITEGDPLVFINAGGYASSMMSNHCMRGQVSENLIV; this is translated from the coding sequence ATGAATCCACAAAACAATGGATTGTGGTGGGAAAGACAGGATTTATGTTACCAGGACGGAAGGTTGTATTTTGCCGGAAAATCAGTGGCTGATTTGATCGGTATAACCGGCACTCCGGCTTTTTTTTACAATGGAAGGCGCATATTAGAAAATATCGGGCGGCTCAATAAAGCGTTGGCCCGACTGGACGCCCATAGAATTTTTTATGCAATAAAAGCCAACCGGTTTGCTCCCGTGCTGACACTCATTAAGAACGGTGCAGCATGTGGTGTGGACGTTTGTTCGCCCAAAGAGTTGCTCCATGCGTTTTCCTGCGGTTTCAACTGCAGCGAGATTTCATATACGGCCAACTCCATGACCGATGATGAGCTAAAGCTTCTGGCCGATAATCCGGATGTGGCCTTAAACTGCGATTCTTTGAGTACGATCCGGCGACTGGGCAAGTTCTGTTCCCATCGAAGAATCGGGCTTCGTGTTAATCCTGCAATGGGAATTGGATACAGAGACAATGAAACCTTGAAATACAGCGGCGATAAAACCACCAAGTTCGGCATCTACAAAGAGCAGTTTGACGAAGCGCTGCAGCTCGCTGAAACGAACAATTTTGCCGTGGATACAATCCATTTCCATACCGGGTGCGGATATCTGAATAATCAACTCTCTTTGTTCAGTGAGATTCTAGACGCAACGCATTGGTTTTTAGATAAAGTCAAAGATCTGACGTTCGTCAATCTTGGCGGCGGTCTGGGTGTTCCCCACGATATTGATGACACGCCATTGGACCTGGATGCCTGGGTGTCGATTATCGACTCTCATTTCGGTAATAAAGACATCATCGTCTGTGTTGAACCCGGGGATTATATTGTCAAGGATAGCGGTATTTTGGTTTTAGAGGTGAATACGGTCGAGAAAAAGCGCAATACCGATTTTGTCGGTGTGAACGGTGGATTCAACCTGGCCATTGAGCCGATGTTTTATGGGCTGCCCTGCGAACCTGTTGTCCTCACGCAAAAAACTGATCAAATGAAGCCCGTGACAATTGTGGGCAATATCAACGAATCCCTGGATGTCTGGAAAGATAACTTTTCCATGCCGGACCAGATTACAGAGGGCGATCCCCTTGTTTTTATCAATGCCGGTGGATATGCATCTTCCATGATGTCCAATCACTGTATGCGGGGGCAGGTGTCCGAAAATTTAATCGTATAA
- a CDS encoding aminotransferase translates to MEYATEEATLAQIDKKHVIHPWSDLGSDAEPMVIESGKGIHVFDNEGNKFIDSISGMWCVNLGYGNKEMADAIADQCVRLVYYTPFGAMTSPPSIELAHKLSEMTPGDLNYFQFTTSGSTAVESAIRFVHYYFNCLDQPEKKHIIYRENAYHGSTYLTASLNGKRCDRSYFNYITDIVHAIPDPNPFKRDAGMSVEDFCDLRVRELEEKILALGPDNVACFIAEPVMGSGGVIVPPSGYHKRTLDVCRKYDVLYISDEVVTAFGRLGHHFASEAVFDIVPDIITVAKGISSGYQPLGAAIISDTLMARISGESAKPNSYYTNGFTYSGHPVACAAALKYLEIMERDNINEHVRDVGPYFIQRLEALKAFPIVGDVRGVCLMACVECVVSDDEDENIAVAQRVDEFCQEKGLIVRPYENLCILSPPLIIDKTGIDQVVDILEDSIIRTMNERDKELK, encoded by the coding sequence ATGGAATATGCAACTGAAGAAGCGACGCTTGCACAAATAGATAAAAAGCATGTGATTCACCCATGGTCGGATCTGGGCAGCGATGCCGAGCCCATGGTTATTGAATCCGGTAAAGGGATTCATGTGTTTGACAATGAAGGCAACAAATTCATTGATTCGATTTCAGGTATGTGGTGCGTGAATTTAGGATATGGAAACAAAGAGATGGCAGATGCCATTGCCGATCAATGCGTTCGTCTGGTTTATTATACGCCCTTTGGGGCCATGACAAGTCCGCCGTCCATTGAGCTTGCACATAAACTCAGTGAGATGACACCCGGTGATCTCAACTATTTTCAGTTTACCACCAGCGGGTCCACGGCTGTGGAATCGGCAATCCGGTTTGTTCATTACTATTTTAATTGTCTGGATCAGCCTGAAAAAAAACATATTATTTATCGTGAAAATGCCTATCACGGCAGTACCTATCTAACGGCCTCGCTGAACGGCAAACGATGTGATCGAAGTTATTTTAACTATATCACTGATATTGTGCATGCCATCCCTGATCCTAATCCGTTTAAGCGAGACGCCGGCATGAGTGTTGAGGATTTTTGCGATCTTCGCGTTCGTGAGCTTGAAGAAAAGATTTTAGCGCTTGGACCGGACAATGTCGCATGCTTCATTGCCGAACCTGTCATGGGATCCGGCGGCGTGATTGTTCCGCCGTCCGGCTACCATAAAAGAACCCTGGACGTCTGCAGAAAATATGACGTCCTGTATATCTCAGACGAAGTCGTTACGGCATTCGGCCGATTGGGCCATCACTTTGCATCCGAAGCGGTTTTCGATATCGTGCCGGATATCATCACCGTAGCCAAAGGCATCTCTTCGGGGTATCAGCCGTTAGGGGCTGCCATTATTTCCGACACACTTATGGCGCGTATCAGCGGGGAATCTGCAAAGCCCAATTCTTATTACACCAATGGGTTTACCTATTCCGGGCATCCCGTGGCCTGTGCCGCCGCCTTGAAATATCTTGAAATCATGGAGAGGGACAACATCAATGAACATGTCAGGGATGTTGGTCCCTATTTCATACAGCGCCTGGAGGCGCTCAAGGCGTTTCCCATCGTCGGCGATGTCAGGGGTGTTTGCTTAATGGCGTGTGTGGAGTGTGTGGTGTCGGACGATGAAGACGAAAATATCGCTGTTGCCCAAAGAGTGGATGAATTCTGCCAGGAGAAGGGGCTTATTGTCCGGCCCTATGAAAACCTGTGTATATTATCTCCACCGTTGATTATCGATAAAACCGGTATTGATCAGGTTGTAGACATTTTGGAAGACAGCATTATTCGAACAATGAATGAAAGAGATAAGGAGTTAAAATGA
- a CDS encoding gamma-aminobutyraldehyde dehydrogenase — protein MMGDIDVHLLINGNIVDGEGDRTSLFSPENNEFIADVPCATTAQVDLAVDAANAAFPAWKRKSFADRAAVLHKLADRIDEKAEVLARLESLNCGKPYQRMLEDEMPAISDHFRFFAGASRCMSGSATGEYLEGFTSMIRRDPVGVVGQIAPWNYPLMMAAWKIAPALAAGNTVVFKPSECTPLTMLALVEDVNALFPAGVLNIVTGKGSVVGKHIAEHEKIQMVSVTGSVNTGKQVLSSATSNVKRTHLELGGKAPVIAFDDCDVDDLVENMKLWGYYNAGQDCTAACRLYVQDNIYQKVVEKLTAAVKSIDVIDIGPLISADQREIVSGFVERAKEVSHLKVVAGGNKIDPGYFYEPTLIADARQGDEVVQEEIFGPVVSVTRFSDTDQAIEWANDCKYGLASSIWTKDIKKAHRVSSMLQYGVTWINTYFMYASEMPHGGFKMSGYGKDLSMYGLEDYTVVRHIMVKM, from the coding sequence ATGATGGGAGATATAGATGTCCATCTTTTAATAAATGGAAATATTGTGGATGGAGAAGGGGATAGAACTTCTCTTTTCAGTCCGGAAAATAATGAATTTATAGCAGATGTGCCGTGTGCGACCACTGCCCAGGTTGATCTGGCCGTGGACGCGGCCAATGCGGCGTTTCCGGCCTGGAAAAGAAAGTCTTTTGCGGACAGAGCTGCGGTTTTACATAAACTGGCCGACCGTATTGATGAAAAAGCTGAAGTTTTGGCAAGGCTTGAATCCCTGAACTGCGGTAAGCCCTACCAGCGGATGCTCGAAGATGAAATGCCCGCCATTTCAGATCATTTTCGTTTTTTTGCCGGCGCCAGTCGGTGCATGTCCGGCAGTGCCACAGGGGAGTATCTTGAAGGCTTTACCAGTATGATCCGTCGTGATCCGGTGGGCGTGGTCGGCCAGATCGCCCCCTGGAACTATCCTTTGATGATGGCGGCCTGGAAAATTGCCCCGGCCCTGGCGGCCGGAAATACGGTGGTGTTCAAGCCGTCCGAATGCACACCCTTGACCATGCTTGCCTTGGTTGAAGACGTCAACGCGCTTTTTCCTGCCGGTGTGCTTAATATTGTAACGGGCAAGGGCAGTGTCGTTGGAAAACACATTGCCGAGCATGAAAAAATTCAAATGGTCTCCGTCACAGGTTCTGTCAATACCGGCAAACAGGTGTTGAGTTCTGCCACATCCAATGTAAAGCGCACACATCTGGAGTTGGGGGGCAAGGCTCCGGTCATCGCATTTGATGATTGTGATGTTGATGACCTGGTGGAAAATATGAAGTTGTGGGGATATTACAATGCAGGCCAGGATTGTACGGCAGCCTGCCGTTTGTATGTCCAGGACAATATCTACCAGAAAGTGGTTGAAAAATTGACTGCGGCCGTTAAAAGCATTGATGTCATTGATATCGGGCCGTTGATTTCTGCCGATCAACGGGAGATTGTTAGCGGATTTGTTGAACGTGCCAAGGAAGTCTCGCACCTGAAAGTCGTTGCCGGCGGCAATAAAATTGACCCCGGCTACTTTTATGAGCCCACCCTGATCGCTGATGCCCGTCAGGGTGATGAGGTGGTTCAAGAGGAAATTTTCGGTCCCGTGGTTTCCGTCACCCGTTTCAGTGATACCGATCAGGCTATTGAGTGGGCCAATGATTGCAAGTATGGACTGGCATCTTCTATCTGGACCAAGGATATCAAAAAAGCACACAGGGTTTCATCTATGCTCCAATATGGTGTGACATGGATTAATACATATTTTATGTATGCGTCCGAGATGCCCCATGGGGGATTTAAAATGTCCGGATATGGTAAGGATCTTTCGATGTATGGATTGGAAGATTATACAGTTGTGCGGCACATTATGGTGAAAATGTAA
- a CDS encoding sigma-54 dependent transcriptional regulator, whose amino-acid sequence MDNLDDPISVLCVDKGKLLADQVKEVFDEDQVSIAFERSLETVVDRFEKERFDLMLFSGAMARNQQSGALDILELISAKCPQTQILLFMPPGALKFANLGLRAGAYHYSTLPISNEELKLLIGSAIQAKPQLGPNMLLKAETEKTTFERMIGRSTVMQKTYRQIRQAAATDIPVLISGETGTGKELVAQAIHELSARANAPCIPVHIASLPQDLVASELFGHVAGAFTGASRLRKGCFEQADGGTVFLDEIGTIDQKMQISLLRLLETNEFSRIGSQESQNANARVIAATNADLEDEVRMGNFREDLYYRLDVLSIEMPPLRERNGDIPLLVSHFIKQACDDFKKNIRGMSSDFINCVEAYPWPGNVRELKNAIQRAVISATEDVLRTGNLPDRVSRNQDREARVTIRVGMTLAQVEKELIIRTLDYAGGNRSRASEILGISRRSLYNKIDRYGLSMKFQKT is encoded by the coding sequence ATGGATAACTTAGACGATCCCATCAGTGTTCTTTGCGTAGACAAGGGCAAGCTGCTGGCCGATCAAGTCAAAGAAGTGTTTGACGAAGACCAGGTTTCCATTGCCTTTGAACGAAGTCTTGAAACTGTCGTCGACCGGTTTGAAAAAGAACGGTTCGACCTGATGCTTTTCTCCGGGGCCATGGCCAGGAACCAGCAGTCCGGTGCCCTGGATATCCTGGAGTTGATTTCAGCCAAATGTCCCCAGACCCAGATTTTATTGTTTATGCCGCCAGGCGCCTTGAAGTTTGCAAATCTTGGATTGCGTGCCGGGGCGTACCATTATTCTACGCTTCCCATCAGTAATGAAGAACTCAAGCTGCTCATCGGGTCAGCCATCCAGGCCAAACCCCAATTGGGCCCCAATATGCTTTTAAAGGCCGAGACTGAGAAAACGACCTTTGAACGAATGATCGGCAGATCCACGGTGATGCAAAAGACCTACCGTCAGATTCGCCAGGCCGCCGCAACAGATATTCCCGTGCTGATTTCAGGCGAAACCGGTACAGGTAAAGAATTGGTGGCCCAGGCAATCCATGAACTCAGTGCCAGGGCGAATGCGCCCTGCATTCCGGTCCATATCGCTTCTTTACCCCAGGATCTGGTGGCCAGTGAATTGTTCGGGCATGTGGCAGGCGCCTTTACCGGTGCTTCTCGGTTGAGAAAAGGGTGTTTTGAGCAAGCCGACGGCGGTACGGTGTTTTTGGATGAAATCGGGACCATTGATCAGAAGATGCAGATCAGTTTGCTCAGGCTTTTAGAAACCAATGAATTTTCCAGGATCGGCAGTCAGGAAAGTCAAAATGCCAATGCCCGGGTGATTGCCGCTACCAATGCAGACCTTGAAGATGAGGTTCGCATGGGCAACTTCAGGGAAGACCTGTATTACAGACTGGATGTCCTGAGTATTGAAATGCCGCCCCTGCGCGAGCGCAACGGTGATATTCCCCTTCTGGTGAGTCATTTTATCAAACAGGCCTGCGACGATTTTAAAAAAAATATCCGGGGCATGTCTTCGGATTTCATTAACTGTGTTGAGGCGTATCCTTGGCCCGGCAATGTAAGGGAATTGAAAAATGCGATTCAGCGTGCTGTCATCTCCGCCACAGAGGATGTGCTAAGGACCGGTAATCTGCCGGACCGGGTCAGCCGAAACCAGGACCGGGAAGCCCGGGTGACCATCCGTGTGGGAATGACTTTGGCCCAGGTCGAAAAAGAATTGATCATTCGAACCCTTGATTACGCCGGGGGGAACCGATCCAGGGCCAGTGAAATTCTGGGTATTTCCCGGCGGTCTTTGTACAATAAAATTGATCGTTACGGACTGAGCATGAAATTCCAAAAGACATAA
- a CDS encoding ogr/Delta-like zinc finger family protein has protein sequence MAVKVTCNRCGYTATISSSSIESDEVKRLYCCCKNADCGHTFVMDLTFSHTLSPSALDIPDEVLNRLHTSTRFEQQKIFSRLAAP, from the coding sequence ATGGCAGTAAAAGTGACATGCAACCGGTGTGGTTATACCGCAACAATATCATCATCATCAATTGAGTCTGACGAAGTCAAGCGCCTGTATTGCTGCTGCAAAAATGCAGACTGCGGCCACACGTTTGTCATGGACCTGACATTCTCCCATACCCTTTCACCATCTGCGCTTGATATCCCGGACGAAGTGTTGAACCGTCTGCACACTTCCACGAGATTCGAACAGCAAAAAATTTTTTCCCGCCTGGCCGCTCCATAA